In Paenibacillus kyungheensis, the following are encoded in one genomic region:
- a CDS encoding MerR family transcriptional regulator yields the protein MSTIDNTEQYTTIKQASELTGLSEDTIRYYEKLGLLPYADRQPNGHRTYNKQQIQGIIFLTRLKATGMTLEQMKQYRELAVTGDSTLDTRLQILKEHHLKVQESIAQLLETQRFLEYTIEHYMETAQNPDRNSHECDAVVSERMLARHT from the coding sequence ATGAGTACAATCGATAATACTGAACAATATACAACGATTAAACAGGCTTCTGAATTAACAGGTCTAAGCGAAGACACGATTCGGTATTATGAAAAATTAGGTTTATTGCCTTATGCAGATCGTCAGCCGAATGGACATCGAACGTATAATAAGCAGCAAATTCAAGGGATTATCTTTTTGACCCGCTTGAAAGCAACAGGGATGACGTTAGAACAGATGAAGCAGTATCGGGAATTAGCAGTTACCGGTGACAGTACATTAGATACAAGATTACAGATACTTAAAGAACATCATCTTAAAGTGCAGGAAAGTATTGCACAATTACTGGAAACCCAGCGTTTTTTGGAATATACGATTGAACATTATATGGAAACAGCGCAAAATCCCGATCGCAATAGTCATGAATGTGATGCGGTCGTTAGCGAACGAATGTTAGCCCGTCACACGTAA
- the licT gene encoding BglG family transcription antiterminator LicT: MIIEKILNNNVLLTKNQKGKEIIVMGRGISFNKVIGDPVDDTKIDKIFMLNENEFTAKLTELLNEIPVSHLELVNQIVNHANAVLGTTLSDNIYLTLTDHIHFALERYEKQLHIKNALLFEIQRFYKKEYSVGQDALQMIKDSTGISLGEDEAGFITLHIVNARMDGNEMQATIKMTEIVQHVLNIVTYHYGIVLDESSLNYSRFVTHLQYFAMRLLRKEIHYSGEEFLYNQVKTAYSKAFECVSKINDYLEKTYDQSLSKDEYVYLTIHIHRVTERTTIEEEQS; the protein is encoded by the coding sequence ATGATTATAGAGAAAATATTAAATAATAATGTACTACTGACCAAAAATCAAAAAGGCAAAGAAATTATTGTAATGGGTCGAGGTATTTCTTTTAATAAAGTGATTGGTGATCCGGTAGATGATACCAAAATAGATAAAATCTTTATGTTAAATGAGAACGAATTCACAGCCAAGTTAACCGAGTTGTTGAATGAGATTCCGGTCTCCCATCTAGAACTAGTCAATCAAATTGTAAATCATGCCAATGCGGTTCTAGGTACAACATTGAGCGATAATATTTATTTGACACTGACAGATCATATTCATTTTGCATTAGAGCGTTATGAGAAACAGCTTCATATCAAAAATGCGTTACTTTTTGAAATTCAACGCTTTTATAAAAAAGAATACAGTGTCGGTCAAGATGCTTTACAGATGATCAAAGACAGTACTGGTATTTCATTAGGCGAAGACGAAGCTGGATTTATCACTCTTCATATTGTAAATGCTCGTATGGATGGTAATGAAATGCAAGCTACGATTAAAATGACAGAGATCGTACAGCATGTACTCAATATCGTAACTTATCATTATGGCATTGTACTGGATGAATCGTCACTTAACTATTCTCGCTTTGTTACTCATCTGCAATATTTTGCGATGCGATTGTTGCGCAAAGAGATTCATTATAGTGGAGAAGAATTCCTTTATAATCAAGTCAAAACAGCATATAGCAAAGCATTTGAATGTGTCTCTAAAATCAATGATTATTTAGAAAAAACGTATGATCAATCATTGAGTAAAGATGAATATGTCTACCTCACTATTCATATTCACCGGGTAACCGAACGAACAACGATTGAAGAAGAACAATCATAA
- a CDS encoding beta-glucoside-specific PTS transporter subunit IIABC has protein sequence MSNQDLSKQIINLVGGESNVNSVFHCATRLRFSLKDSSKADKATLEKTPGVITVVENSGQFQVVIGNSVSQVYDKIMAETNLQDVEKSTEASTTATDKDTNILGKAVDIISSIFSPLLGALAGAGVLKGLVALFLALHWLDNTSGTYLVLNAASDSVFYFLPIFLAVTSARKFKTNQFVSIAIAGALVYPTILTALDSGISLSFLNIPIVLVNYTSSVIPIILAVWVQSYVERFASKFIHESVKNILVPMVALLVVIPLTFLVFGPVGHLVSQGLASGFTWIYNLSPILAGGIAGAFWQVFVIFGVHWGFVPIMLGNIAANGFDPMLPMLTAAVMAQAGATLGVFFKSRNKDTKALAGSSTLAAIFGITEPTIYGITLKLKKPFIYACIAGAVGGAIIGAGGSRAIAFALPGLLALPTYIGTGFAAVVIGLLVAFVLAALLVYILGFKEEATVVTANDAPAPTGNAATTTATTASVIAKEIIISPLQGTTMPLESLEDPAFSSGAMGKGIAIEPTSGLLTSPVNGTVTTVFPTGHAIGITSNDGAEMLIHVGMNTVRLKGQFFEKMVKEGDIVEQGQLLLKFDIEQIRAAGYVLSTPVIVTNAASYLDVLKTSESEVNNQDYLLTAVV, from the coding sequence ATGAGTAATCAAGATTTATCCAAACAAATTATTAATCTGGTCGGCGGAGAATCGAATGTCAATTCGGTATTCCATTGTGCAACACGTCTACGCTTTAGCTTAAAAGATTCCAGTAAAGCAGATAAAGCAACGCTCGAAAAAACACCGGGTGTGATCACAGTCGTCGAAAATAGCGGACAATTTCAAGTCGTTATCGGCAACTCTGTTAGTCAGGTGTACGATAAAATTATGGCGGAAACGAATTTGCAAGATGTAGAGAAATCGACTGAAGCATCAACGACGGCTACAGATAAAGATACCAATATACTAGGTAAAGCAGTCGATATTATTTCTAGCATCTTCTCTCCTCTGCTTGGAGCTTTGGCAGGTGCAGGGGTATTAAAAGGATTAGTCGCTTTATTTCTAGCACTTCACTGGCTAGATAACACATCAGGCACCTATCTTGTTCTGAATGCAGCATCAGATAGTGTATTTTATTTCTTACCGATCTTCCTGGCGGTTACATCTGCGCGTAAGTTCAAAACCAATCAGTTTGTATCGATTGCGATTGCAGGCGCGTTAGTCTATCCTACGATTTTGACAGCATTAGATAGTGGGATCAGTTTAAGCTTTCTGAATATTCCGATTGTACTGGTTAACTATACATCCAGCGTTATTCCGATTATTTTGGCAGTATGGGTACAATCGTATGTAGAACGATTTGCAAGCAAATTTATTCATGAATCTGTTAAAAATATCCTGGTGCCTATGGTGGCTTTGTTAGTTGTTATTCCTCTAACATTCCTTGTATTCGGTCCTGTAGGTCATTTAGTGAGTCAAGGATTAGCATCAGGATTCACATGGATTTATAATTTGAGCCCTATTCTAGCAGGTGGTATCGCAGGGGCATTCTGGCAAGTATTTGTTATTTTCGGCGTCCACTGGGGCTTTGTTCCGATTATGCTTGGAAATATTGCAGCTAATGGATTTGATCCAATGTTGCCGATGTTAACAGCTGCGGTTATGGCTCAAGCGGGTGCAACCTTAGGTGTATTTTTCAAATCAAGAAATAAAGATACCAAAGCATTAGCCGGTTCTTCTACACTTGCCGCAATCTTCGGGATCACTGAACCAACGATTTACGGGATTACATTGAAATTGAAAAAACCATTTATTTATGCTTGTATCGCTGGTGCTGTAGGTGGCGCGATTATCGGTGCTGGTGGCTCAAGAGCGATTGCTTTTGCTCTACCTGGTTTGCTTGCTCTTCCTACGTATATCGGTACAGGGTTCGCTGCTGTTGTGATTGGACTGCTAGTTGCTTTTGTTCTAGCTGCTCTGTTGGTATATATTCTTGGATTCAAAGAAGAAGCTACAGTCGTTACAGCCAATGATGCTCCTGCTCCAACAGGAAATGCAGCTACGACTACTGCAACAACCGCTTCTGTTATTGCGAAAGAAATTATTATTAGCCCATTACAAGGAACAACAATGCCACTGGAGTCACTTGAAGATCCAGCTTTTTCTTCCGGTGCTATGGGTAAAGGTATTGCGATAGAACCTACTTCAGGTCTACTGACTTCACCTGTAAATGGTACAGTAACGACTGTTTTCCCTACCGGACATGCAATAGGTATCACATCTAATGATGGTGCTGAAATGTTAATTCATGTCGGTATGAATACCGTTCGTTTGAAAGGTCAATTCTTTGAGAAAATGGTTAAAGAAGGTGATATTGTAGAGCAAGGACAATTGTTGCTCAAATTCGATATTGAGCAGATCCGCGCCGCTGGTTATGTTCTGTCTACGCCTGTTATTGTCACCAATGCAGCTAGTTATCTAGATGTACTCAAAACATCTGAATCCGAAGTCAACAATCAAGACTATCTATTAACCGCTGTTGTCTAA
- the cydB gene encoding cytochrome d ubiquinol oxidase subunit II: protein MLSLNEVWFVLIAVLFVGFFFLEGFDFGIGMSTQLLARNDMERRMLINSIGPFWDGNEVWLITAGGAMFAAFPNWYATMFSGFYLPFVALLLALIARGVAFEFRGKVGHSTWSKTWDMCIFFGSLLPPLLFGVAFATMLKGLPIGADMEMHAGFGDIINPYSLVAGVTTVMLCIVHGLMFAALRTTGDIRVRASVMAGKLLIPLAGLLVLLAILTSVYTDVFTVRGPILIAIAVVGVIVFILAGYFMKQKREGWAFGMTGGLIILSIASVFIGLFPRVMVSSLGAMYDLTLYNTASGHYSLKVMTIVACTLLPFVLGYQIWTYFVFHKRLHEKTHLEY from the coding sequence ATGCTATCTCTTAATGAAGTATGGTTTGTATTGATCGCTGTATTGTTTGTTGGTTTTTTCTTTTTAGAAGGTTTTGATTTTGGGATTGGTATGTCTACACAGTTGTTAGCTCGTAATGATATGGAACGTCGTATGCTAATTAACTCAATTGGGCCTTTCTGGGATGGTAATGAAGTATGGTTAATTACAGCAGGCGGAGCGATGTTCGCGGCATTTCCGAACTGGTATGCGACAATGTTTAGCGGCTTTTATCTTCCTTTTGTAGCCTTATTGCTGGCTTTGATCGCTCGTGGTGTTGCTTTTGAATTTCGTGGTAAAGTCGGTCATTCTACATGGAGCAAAACGTGGGATATGTGTATCTTTTTCGGTAGTTTGTTACCGCCTTTGTTATTCGGCGTAGCTTTTGCAACGATGCTTAAAGGATTACCAATAGGAGCAGATATGGAGATGCATGCAGGGTTTGGAGATATCATTAATCCCTACTCTCTTGTAGCAGGTGTAACAACGGTTATGCTCTGTATCGTTCATGGTTTAATGTTCGCTGCACTACGCACTACAGGCGATATTCGAGTAAGAGCAAGTGTAATGGCAGGTAAATTGCTGATTCCACTTGCTGGATTGTTGGTCTTACTTGCGATTTTGACCTCTGTATACACAGATGTTTTTACTGTACGCGGTCCGATTCTAATCGCTATAGCAGTCGTAGGTGTGATTGTATTTATACTTGCAGGATACTTTATGAAACAAAAACGCGAAGGATGGGCGTTCGGTATGACAGGCGGATTGATTATTTTATCGATTGCTTCTGTTTTTATCGGCTTGTTCCCGCGTGTAATGGTCAGTTCGCTAGGAGCCATGTATGATCTGACTTTATACAATACAGCTTCCGGGCATTATTCGTTAAAAGTAATGACAATCGTAGCATGTACATTATTACCGTTTGTACTTGGTTATCAAATCTGGACATATTTTGTGTTTCACAAACGTCTACACG
- a CDS encoding LrgB family protein, producing the protein MNIGIALLMIVMTLALYVVASLLYKHVRISILIPVLTTTFMIVVILLLTHTSYSTYMIGGEWISKLMGPAVVALAYPLYRQRHLFKQYGLSILGSSLIGVVVGMLSGVGMALVLGFSEPYIISIIPKSVTTPVALQISNNLGGEASLTSVFVMIAGFTGVILGLGCLKLFRVKNAISVGIALGVSSHALGTAKALEHGEIAVSMGSLALTISAIVSSFIGPLILVAIYH; encoded by the coding sequence ATGAATATAGGTATAGCTTTATTAATGATTGTGATGACGTTGGCGCTATATGTTGTAGCTAGTCTATTGTACAAACATGTACGGATATCGATTCTAATTCCTGTACTAACAACCACTTTTATGATTGTTGTTATTTTACTACTTACGCATACTTCGTATTCTACTTATATGATCGGTGGAGAATGGATTAGTAAATTAATGGGGCCTGCTGTGGTAGCATTAGCTTATCCGCTGTATCGACAACGACATTTGTTCAAGCAGTACGGGTTATCTATTCTGGGAAGTTCACTGATTGGTGTTGTCGTAGGAATGCTGAGCGGAGTAGGTATGGCTTTGGTATTAGGATTCAGTGAACCTTATATTATTTCTATTATTCCTAAGTCTGTTACGACACCTGTTGCTCTTCAAATTTCGAATAATCTAGGTGGAGAAGCTTCGCTTACTTCTGTATTTGTAATGATTGCTGGCTTTACAGGGGTTATTTTGGGGCTTGGTTGCCTGAAATTATTTCGGGTTAAAAATGCGATTAGTGTCGGCATTGCGCTAGGTGTCTCATCCCATGCACTGGGAACAGCTAAAGCTCTTGAACACGGAGAAATAGCAGTGTCTATGGGATCATTAGCATTAACGATCAGTGCGATTGTGTCTTCTTTTATCGGGCCATTAATATTAGTAGCGATCTATCATTAA
- the yidC gene encoding membrane protein insertase YidC, with the protein MQLFKGFTFTGKQGRLYGLILGLMMMVLLAGCGTSSVQEVNSSTPGFFTHYVVFPLTYSMQHIATWFGGSYGLAIITLTLAVRFALFPLMMRQAKGQQGMKRKMSIMQPELDQLKKKYENKTSTEDKQKQQQEMMEIYKKHSFNPLNIGCLPILIQLPILSGMYTAIRATPELASHSFLWFKLGEPNWIMAIIVALLYMLQAKVSQYNMTPEQQKQFAIMGYLSPIMMAFFSFSAPAAMPLYWMVSGSFLLVQTLLFRKMYPNSIPVQTALEIEVEPEPETLEPVAISNTKAKKLARQANQSKNKSAKA; encoded by the coding sequence ATGCAATTATTCAAGGGATTCACTTTTACGGGAAAACAAGGTCGTCTTTACGGTTTAATACTAGGTTTAATGATGATGGTATTATTAGCAGGATGTGGTACCTCATCTGTACAAGAAGTCAATTCATCCACACCCGGCTTTTTTACTCATTATGTTGTCTTTCCATTAACTTATAGTATGCAGCATATTGCAACTTGGTTCGGTGGAAGTTATGGGCTGGCTATTATTACTTTGACACTGGCAGTACGGTTTGCTTTATTCCCATTAATGATGCGTCAAGCTAAAGGTCAACAAGGCATGAAGCGTAAAATGAGCATTATGCAACCTGAACTTGATCAGCTCAAAAAGAAATATGAGAATAAAACCAGTACCGAAGACAAACAAAAGCAACAACAAGAAATGATGGAGATCTACAAAAAGCATAGCTTTAATCCATTAAATATCGGTTGTCTGCCTATCTTGATTCAATTACCTATTTTATCAGGTATGTATACAGCGATTCGTGCTACACCGGAACTGGCTTCTCATTCATTTTTGTGGTTCAAATTAGGAGAGCCTAACTGGATTATGGCGATTATTGTAGCATTACTGTATATGCTTCAAGCCAAAGTCTCACAGTATAATATGACACCTGAACAACAAAAACAATTTGCAATTATGGGGTATTTGTCTCCAATTATGATGGCATTTTTCTCATTTAGTGCACCGGCAGCGATGCCTTTATACTGGATGGTGAGTGGATCGTTCTTATTAGTACAGACTTTACTATTCCGCAAAATGTATCCGAATAGTATCCCTGTTCAGACTGCACTTGAAATTGAAGTCGAACCTGAACCTGAAACGTTAGAGCCTGTAGCCATAAGTAATACAAAAGCCAAAAAACTGGCTCGCCAAGCCAATCAAAGTAAAAATAAGTCTGCAAAAGCATAA
- a CDS encoding CidA/LrgA family protein: MKIIKMVLQIAVLYLFYIIGTLIQQYFHLFIPGSVLGMLLLFALLMLNVFPEKWIQTGANTLLFYLPLFFIPATVGVIEHLDLFAGKGLLLILIVVISTLFTIGITGFVAQWLIALADRSKSNTQSPAPIPEHKLIYESRDQHK; encoded by the coding sequence ATGAAGATTATTAAAATGGTGCTTCAAATTGCTGTGTTATACCTATTTTACATAATTGGAACGTTAATTCAGCAATATTTTCATTTGTTTATACCGGGCAGTGTGCTAGGAATGTTGTTATTATTTGCTTTATTAATGTTAAATGTTTTTCCTGAAAAGTGGATTCAGACAGGAGCCAATACTTTACTGTTCTATTTACCGTTGTTTTTTATCCCGGCGACAGTAGGAGTTATAGAGCATCTCGATTTATTTGCAGGTAAAGGACTATTATTGATTCTAATTGTTGTTATTAGTACATTGTTCACGATCGGAATTACAGGTTTTGTAGCACAGTGGCTTATTGCACTGGCTGATCGATCCAAATCCAATACACAATCGCCTGCTCCTATACCTGAACACAAATTGATCTATGAAAGTAGAGATCAGCACAAATGA
- a CDS encoding cytochrome ubiquinol oxidase subunit I — translation MDVLMLSRIQYALTTVFHFFFVPVSIGLVLLVAIMETMYVITKKDQYKVMTKFWGKLFLINFAVGVVTGIFQEFQFGMNWSNYSRFVGDVFGAPLAVEALFAFFLESTFIGLWIFGWERLSAKVHLLCIWLVAFGTTLSAFWILTANSFMQHPVGFTINNGRAEMNDFFALITNGQVLVEFPHTVFGAFVTSAFLMAGISAYKMLRREDIEVFRKSFQIAIIVGIVSSLGVAFSGHSQAQYLVETQPMKMAAAEGVWNTTAEKAPWMLVGGIDTKMQQNTFEINFPLKGLLSYLSYGKFTGSVTGMKELQAQYEQKYGEGNYIPPVKTTFWSFRIMVASGMLMIALSAYGVYLMFRRKVEQAPKWYWYAMMYGIALPFIGNTSGWIMTEVGRQPWTVFGLMTTADSVSPSVSAGSVLFSTITFTLVYTVLGAITVILFVREIKKGPGDEHSHDDHSNDPFEMEELKHAIS, via the coding sequence ATGGATGTTCTTATGCTATCCCGGATTCAGTACGCACTAACGACCGTATTTCACTTTTTCTTTGTACCGGTATCGATTGGGCTCGTATTATTGGTAGCTATTATGGAAACGATGTATGTTATCACTAAAAAAGATCAGTACAAAGTAATGACCAAGTTTTGGGGCAAGCTATTTTTGATCAACTTTGCTGTTGGGGTAGTTACAGGGATTTTTCAAGAATTTCAATTTGGCATGAATTGGTCTAATTATTCACGTTTTGTAGGTGATGTGTTTGGTGCACCACTTGCAGTAGAAGCTTTATTTGCCTTTTTTCTGGAGTCTACTTTTATTGGATTATGGATCTTTGGTTGGGAACGCTTGTCTGCCAAAGTACATTTACTCTGTATCTGGTTAGTAGCGTTCGGAACAACATTATCGGCATTCTGGATATTAACAGCGAACTCATTTATGCAACATCCTGTCGGATTCACGATCAATAATGGACGTGCCGAAATGAATGACTTTTTTGCTCTTATTACCAACGGTCAGGTGTTGGTTGAATTTCCACATACCGTATTTGGTGCTTTTGTTACTTCAGCCTTTCTTATGGCAGGAATCAGCGCATATAAAATGCTGCGGCGTGAAGATATTGAAGTATTCCGCAAGTCATTTCAAATTGCGATTATTGTAGGCATTGTATCATCGTTAGGAGTAGCTTTTAGCGGTCACTCTCAAGCTCAATATCTAGTAGAAACGCAACCGATGAAAATGGCTGCTGCTGAAGGGGTATGGAACACTACTGCTGAAAAAGCACCCTGGATGTTAGTAGGTGGAATTGATACCAAGATGCAACAAAATACATTCGAGATTAACTTTCCACTTAAAGGATTACTCAGTTATCTATCGTATGGCAAATTCACAGGTTCTGTGACAGGGATGAAAGAACTTCAAGCTCAGTATGAGCAAAAATATGGCGAAGGCAATTACATACCACCTGTCAAAACAACATTTTGGAGTTTCCGTATTATGGTGGCTAGCGGCATGTTAATGATCGCTCTATCTGCTTATGGTGTGTATCTAATGTTCCGACGCAAAGTAGAGCAAGCACCGAAATGGTATTGGTATGCGATGATGTATGGGATTGCGTTACCTTTTATCGGCAATACATCCGGTTGGATTATGACAGAAGTCGGTCGTCAACCATGGACAGTATTTGGACTCATGACTACCGCAGATAGTGTATCACCAAGTGTATCCGCAGGTTCTGTGTTATTTTCGACGATTACGTTTACTCTGGTCTATACCGTTCTTGGAGCAATCACAGTGATTTTATTTGTTCGTGAAATAAAAAAAGGCCCGGGTGATGAGCATTCCCATGACGATCATTCCAATGATCCGTTTGAAATGGAGGAGTTGAAACATGCTATCTCTTAA
- a CDS encoding glycoside hydrolase family 1 protein, producing MTNVQQGFPKDFLWGGATAANQLEGAYNVDGKGLSSADMIAYIPKEERGITNHAMEVSSERIAQILSGEFEARFPKRDGIDFYHRYKEDIALFAEMGFKVFRLSIHWSRIFPNGYDEQPNEAGLQFYDNVFDELRKYNIEPLVTLSHYETPLGLTEKYNGWVNREVVDHFARYAETVFTRYKDKVKYWLTFNEINVLTISAFTGGGVVIDREENKLQAMYQALHHQFVASSIATKLCHEIIPGSQIGCMLARMETYPFSSNPADIRQAQHDNQMNLFFTDVHARGEYPRFMNRYFAENNIVIQKEAGDDEILKKYTVDYISFSYYMSITVTTGADGDKAAGNLFGGVKNPYLEASDWGWQIDPIGLRVTLNNFYDRYQKPLFIVENGLGAFDKVEEDGSIHDTYRIEYLRKHIEQMREAIADGVELMGYTSWGPIDLVSMSTSEMSKRYGFIYVDQDDDGNGTLKRSKKDSFEWYKNVIATNGAEL from the coding sequence ATGACGAATGTACAACAAGGATTTCCTAAAGACTTCTTATGGGGCGGAGCAACCGCAGCGAACCAACTAGAAGGCGCATATAATGTAGATGGTAAAGGTCTATCCAGTGCGGATATGATCGCTTATATTCCAAAAGAAGAACGCGGAATTACCAACCATGCTATGGAAGTTTCTTCAGAACGTATTGCACAAATTCTAAGTGGTGAATTTGAAGCACGCTTCCCTAAACGTGACGGGATCGACTTTTATCACCGTTACAAAGAAGATATTGCTTTGTTTGCAGAAATGGGCTTCAAAGTGTTCCGCCTTTCGATTCACTGGTCACGTATTTTCCCTAATGGTTATGATGAGCAACCGAATGAAGCAGGTCTTCAATTCTATGACAATGTATTCGATGAGTTGCGTAAATATAATATAGAGCCTTTGGTAACTCTTTCTCACTATGAGACTCCACTCGGTTTAACTGAAAAGTATAACGGTTGGGTAAATCGTGAAGTCGTTGATCATTTTGCTCGTTATGCAGAAACGGTATTTACTCGTTATAAAGACAAAGTAAAATACTGGTTAACGTTTAACGAAATTAACGTATTGACGATCAGTGCTTTTACAGGCGGCGGCGTTGTTATCGATCGCGAAGAAAACAAACTACAAGCAATGTATCAAGCATTGCATCACCAATTTGTAGCTAGCTCTATCGCTACTAAATTGTGTCACGAAATTATTCCAGGTTCTCAAATCGGCTGTATGTTAGCTCGTATGGAGACATATCCGTTCAGCAGTAATCCAGCAGATATTCGCCAGGCGCAACATGATAACCAGATGAACCTATTCTTCACTGATGTTCATGCACGTGGTGAATATCCAAGATTCATGAACCGTTATTTTGCTGAAAATAATATCGTGATTCAAAAAGAAGCTGGCGATGATGAAATTCTTAAAAAATATACTGTCGATTATATTTCCTTTAGCTACTACATGTCGATCACTGTAACTACAGGAGCAGATGGTGACAAAGCGGCTGGTAACTTATTCGGTGGTGTAAAAAATCCTTATTTGGAAGCTTCAGATTGGGGATGGCAGATCGATCCAATCGGTCTACGTGTAACATTGAACAACTTCTATGATCGTTACCAAAAACCATTATTTATCGTTGAAAATGGTCTGGGTGCATTTGATAAAGTAGAAGAAGATGGTTCTATCCATGATACGTATCGTATCGAATACTTGCGCAAACATATTGAGCAAATGCGTGAAGCAATTGCCGACGGTGTAGAATTGATGGGTTACACAAGCTGGGGCCCTATCGACCTTGTAAGTATGTCTACTTCTGAAATGTCTAAACGTTATGGATTTATCTATGTTGATCAAGATGACGATGGTAATGGTACACTCAAACGTTCCAAAAAAGATTCTTTCGAGTGGTACAAAAATGTAATTGCTACGAATGGAGCAGAACTGTAA
- a CDS encoding SDR family oxidoreductase, with translation MSHAKTVLITGANKGIGYETAQQLGRQGYIVFIGARDESRGQTAVDQLLQQGIEAHFVLLDVTDSSTIQSAVHQIEQQSGSLDVLINNAGVSIDEMSPPSQYKVENMRKVYDTNVFAVVELTQQLLPLLQKSSAGRIVNVSSGLGSLTQNSDPNYEYAAFNGLAYSSSKASLNAVTVMFAKEFKDTALKINAADPGYTATDFNGNTGPRSVEQAATIIVKLATLDENGPTGQFFDENGIVPW, from the coding sequence ATGAGTCATGCTAAAACAGTTTTAATTACAGGAGCTAATAAAGGAATTGGTTATGAGACGGCACAACAATTAGGTCGTCAAGGGTATATTGTATTTATAGGAGCTCGTGATGAGTCTCGTGGACAGACGGCTGTAGATCAATTGTTACAACAAGGAATAGAAGCCCATTTTGTATTATTAGATGTTACTGATTCTTCAACAATCCAATCTGCTGTTCATCAGATCGAACAACAATCAGGATCATTAGATGTATTGATAAATAATGCAGGTGTGTCAATCGACGAGATGTCGCCACCTAGTCAATATAAAGTAGAAAATATGCGCAAGGTGTACGATACTAACGTATTCGCAGTCGTTGAATTAACACAACAATTGTTGCCTTTATTACAAAAATCTTCAGCAGGACGTATCGTCAATGTATCGAGTGGATTGGGCTCACTGACTCAGAACAGCGATCCTAATTATGAATATGCAGCGTTTAACGGACTCGCTTATTCTAGTTCCAAAGCAAGTTTGAACGCAGTAACTGTGATGTTTGCCAAAGAATTTAAAGATACCGCACTCAAAATCAATGCTGCTGATCCAGGATATACGGCTACTGACTTTAATGGTAATACAGGGCCTCGTTCGGTAGAACAAGCAGCTACGATTATTGTAAAACTTGCTACATTAGATGAAAATGGACCAACAGGACAATTTTTTGATGAAAATGGAATTGTTCCTTGGTAA